From the genome of Vicinamibacteria bacterium:
TCGCGCGGCACCGCGATGTCGATGATGTAGATCGGTTTTCCTCCCCGCTGATACAGGATCGGTTTCATCATCGCCCGGGTCACGATCGGCGTGGTCGCGCCGGTGGAGCTGATCACGATGTCCGCCGAGGCGAGCGCGCTCTCGAGGCGGTCGAGCGGCAGGGGTGTTCCCTCGAGCTCCCTGGCGAGCTCCTCGGCGCGCCGGAACGTGCGGTTCGCGATCACCAGCTTGCGGGCTCCCCGCTCGATCATATGTCGAGCGGTGAGAGCGCCCATTTCGCCCACCCCGATGAGGAGAACGGATCGCGAGGACAGATCCTCGAAAATCTTTCCCGCGAGCTCCGACGCCGCGCTCGCCACCGATACCGCCCCGGCGCCGATCCGGGTTTCGTTGCGAACCCGCCGTCCTACATTGACCGCGCCTTGGAGGACACGGCTGAAGACGATCCCACAAGCACCCATTTCGCTCGATAGGTCATAGGCACGGCGAACCTGCCCCAGGATCTGCGCCTCTCCCAGGACGAGCGAGTCCAGCCCCGCCGCCACCCGAAGCAAGTGCCGCACCGACTCCAGCCGGGTCAAGGTGTAGGCATAACCCGGGTGCCGGCTGAGATCGATCTCTTTACTCTCCTCCAGGAGCCGGCGGATGTAGAGCTCGGCGGCGCCGTTGTCCGATGAGAGGCCGTAGAACTCGGTACGATTGCAGGTCGACAGCAGGATGGCCTCGGTCAGCATGTCCTCGGTTCGCGTGCGGCCGAGCACCGAGCGAACCTCCTCTTCGGAGAATGCGATTCGCTCCCGAACCTCGACGGGTGCGGTGCGGTGGTTGAGGCCGACGACGATGAGGTCCATCTCAAATGAAGACGTGAAAGCGGCTGAAGACGAGGTTCACGACCACGAAAGAGAAGAGTACCACCGCGAAACCGGCGATGGAGGTGAAAGCCACTCTCTTCGCAGACCACCCCTTCAGACGGCTCGCGGAGAGACCGAGCCCATAGATCAACCAGACCACGAACGTAATCATCAGCTTGGGATCCCAGCTCCAGTACGTTCCGTACACTCTCACCAGGAGGACGAGACCGCCAATCATGGCCACCGTGAGAAAGCCCAGCCCCAGCCAGGCGGCGCGGTACATGAAGCTCCCCATGACCTC
Proteins encoded in this window:
- the hemA gene encoding glutamyl-tRNA reductase, producing the protein MDLIVVGLNHRTAPVEVRERIAFSEEEVRSVLGRTRTEDMLTEAILLSTCNRTEFYGLSSDNGAAELYIRRLLEESKEIDLSRHPGYAYTLTRLESVRHLLRVAAGLDSLVLGEAQILGQVRRAYDLSSEMGACGIVFSRVLQGAVNVGRRVRNETRIGAGAVSVASAASELAGKIFEDLSSRSVLLIGVGEMGALTARHMIERGARKLVIANRTFRRAEELARELEGTPLPLDRLESALASADIVISSTGATTPIVTRAMMKPILYQRGGKPIYIIDIAVPRDFESSVGDLDGIFLHDIDDLNLLVDSNLQKRRSEIPRAETIVEQELESFRSWRSSLTATPIIKRLRERVEELRAQELARHAKRFCSDDRLQAELLTESLVNKILHPLMGQVRAWSEEGALGALRIDTLYEAFELDRTDERKKS